The sequence below is a genomic window from Sander lucioperca isolate FBNREF2018 chromosome 6, SLUC_FBN_1.2, whole genome shotgun sequence.
CAAATAAACAGATGACTATCCCTTACCTCTGTCTCCTGAGTCAATCTTTCCACGCAGCTCTCCacaatataaaatgttatgatGTATGCAAcaataaattgttaaaataatACACCCCCCCCTCCAAACCATCAGCCTTTTCTTCAAAGAGCGGTCCACTGGTAGCCTgtaaatccagacccaaatcagaaagattaagggtctggcattgagtaatgaaaatggcccaactcgaggggtggcaccaagcatgcattggaaaatctcactgcacgcaattggataacactacgaccaatcacaacaatacacggggtgacgcttagctaccagcggagctaactggtaaattaaactcttagctaccagcggagctaactggtagattaaactcttagggaccgttcggtatttatggaatggaccaccggaggaaaataggggagggtcatgtctttttattttatgctgaggggagggtcatccaacattttttagtctgggtgggtgggtcacccaacttttttattcatgaaaagagcaaaatttcaaagtggcttgtttggtgcatatttatccatgtagctctcagtctcggccccctagcagatggttctgaccgcatacgtggagtttgctggggggggggggcaggaggagcactgccccctggtggctcaaacgggtaattgcattgtttaaaaaatgagtggaataattagatctggcatgaccagatattaaataaatatcttaaataacacaaaacaactaaatggtgataggtaatacatctgatttcatatactgctttggtaaaaaaaaatattacctggctgacgatgggagcagcaggacgcaaaaaactaaagttactgttgtactagtctggacatcttaccgtgtcaaccttgcaataaaggtttcctaaatgccatgtatatacatgtgatgagcttactaattgattgcgggtttggtgtagatttggacttttatacgtttattccactttgtttaaacggtgaagtggagaggcctcgtatgtgacgctcgtatcggccttgctggatacaccgtgaccctttttgtggatctactgatcgctgtggattactttttttcgtgtcactggattacggcaaaatgcggatcttttttcttaacgtgtcttaacgttttatggtgagtttggagaggcatctcaacagactggaggtccaacactgattgttcactgttttacattttagttgaatttaagcgtctgtctattgcgttccaaaacagccgtgccgcgattggatttcacaagggcgaattgttaaattgttacaatgtaacttaaaatctgctttaaaaataaacatgtgttttggaatataatgttcagctttggcagctttacctatgtgctaaaatatacaatgacgaagcctagtgacaagtccatagcaaccagtgttgaattgttatatcccagcgtcctttgctgaatggtctcaatgttttatcgttttatttcatgtgaatactagtttactagaggagtaacttagtatttgacaaaactcctccggtggccccttaattaaataacaaacagtcccttagctaccagcagagctaactTGTAAATTAAactcttgccgtatccggtcggcaaaacagcaaaaacgtccttcttgcaaaggaaTGATTGGAGCgccgtcttctgttcctcttttagataaaaagccaagtctaacttGTTCATTGTAGTGgccaaagccgtttcaaacaactggtgttcatccgtagccatcttgcaatgtttactaatgacttgGACGTCGCGccgctgtcgtcatctgtttagctcgcctctggcccgcctatatcagatacagcgATGTGATTGgcgctacaagggcatagttaatgaacatcattactgaatgccagagggACTCACTGAGCAAATTACATCTGTGCTCTCGccagaactctggatttccagggtagttCACTGGTTCCCCGCCAATTCAGAACAGCATTTCTCAAACTTTGTGTGAGCGACTCCAAAATCTAAGAGTGAGGAGCACAGATGTGGTGTTTTCAGATCAAGGCACCTAAAACATGAACCATGTGACCTCTAGTCCTGACCACCGTGAAAGCCAGGGGGCGCTAGAGAGATTTCTTCAGACTATGAAACCCATTTTACCAAGAACTGTAATAACTCCCAGAAGTATTTGGGATGACAGTGTTCCCTTTGTTTAATGTGAAGTTGTACAGGAGTCTCTAGGTTTCGGTCCTGCTGAACTTGTTGGGACACGAGGTGAAGGGTCCTTTAACCCAGCGGTTCTCAAACTGTTTTCAATAATGCTCCCCTTTGAATTGTATTTTTTAacccaagtaccccctgaccagtgccaatcatttttggtagaaaaaaagtccACATAAAGAGAAACAATACAGCAATGTCAGCAACAGATTTACTAagcaacagccttgtaactgaaaaacatttaaatgctgataagAAAAGgcaacaaactttaaaaaagagaaaacttggaaaaaggcgatagaaagaaggaaggaaggcaacactaggtTGAAGCGTGACAAAACATTCAAAGGAgtaacaaactttaaaaaacggggaaaaaaacattgacacAAGCAACAAACTTGTAAAAAAAGacgtagaaggaaggaaggtaaGAATTGGTCCAACAGCCttgtaaatgaaaaaaagaaatctcacGGACGCCCTGCAGTCCTCCacagtacccctagggggacacgtaccccctgcagtcctccagagtacccctagggagacacgtaccccctgcagtcctccagagtacccctagggagacacgtaccccctgcagtcctccagagtacccctagggggacacgtaccccctgcagtcctccagagtacccctagggggacacctaccccctgcagtcctccagagtaccccccatttgagaaccaaTGGTTTAAAGGTGCTTAAGGAGCATCTGGTCCTGCCAGAGGAAAGAGTCAGAAGTAGGGAGGTCATGAGAACCGGTACTTGGGTACCAACTCGGTACCAAAATTCTGAAAACGTGTCGGTACTCATTTTTCCACAGTACCGTAGGTACCGGGGGATGCAATCCTGACGGGGGCAGTATATACGCCTAACGTTAAAAATGTTCTAGACTGCCGCTAAATGCTGAAGAAGAACACTGACCAGCACGGAAAAACAGCAATAGCCCCTCATCTCCCTGTACGGCTTGACCGCATTCAGCTTCTGGCTTTACCGTACATCTACGGCGGCAGCTTTCACCACTTCATCTGGAACTCCCAAACCACACGTGAgtctatttctctctgctgttgtctaTCACGTAACTTTAACCAGATGGTTCTTTggggcagagagaaacagacgtaactaaacatgcttgctgtctgggagttccggtaccgtacgctggctgtgtggaagacggtaccgtacgctggctgtgtggtgatgccagGCTACAAAGCAACGGGCTGGGGGGGTCCAGAAGATCACGCTCTCCTTGCCCCCTCCAAtccacaccataacagaaagttgaaactaaaagaaaacactgaaagaaGAGTGACTTGATGCTGCTCCCCCCCAATGTTTACACACACCGTGGTATCTACTTTAGTATCCAGTATTGTGTACTTTCGTTGGTATCGGTACCAAATACTAgatttttggtatcgtgacatccctagtCAGAAGTCTTCCAGAGTATGTTGCCAGGCTCAGCGATGGCCTCCACCAAGAGATTATCGTATTATTGGCCCCGGTAACATCAAAGGAGATGtaacaatattaaataaactcATATGTAaatttaaacattatttgaatTGGCTTGGTTTGATCTGTGTTGTCGGACTAGAAGCAATGAAACACCTCCAGTTTAGGCTATATCACAAATGATCTGGATGAAATAAATGATAtaatttacatgtttaaaaccaGAGAAAGTCATCCTACCTGCTGCCGATCACTTCTTCTTCTGTCAGGCAGGTTTCTATAAATACTCTTGTTCTTCTTCAGCTCTCGGGGATGCTAGGTGTTTTTAATTAACAGCTGAGCTGGTCTCTGGAGACTGGGCTCTGCTCTGTCAGGGATTCACCTGTGCAGGTAGACTGTGTCAGGAGGTTATTCTCAGACACAGGAACCCCCccccgctgctgctgctcttttcCACCCCATCACGTTAACCTTCCTGTTGTCCTAATGTTGCAAACTTTATTTATTAGAAATATAGCCCAAaacaacatggatggttccataaaaCCATAAATACTGACTAAGGATCCCTACGTTCAttctgggtgttttattcaattttacagCATTTATGGTCTTGTAATCAAAATCTGTGACAATCCATCAACAAACATTCCTTTGATCTTAACTATAACTTCAAATAATTcatattttctgcttttttttaatgtaagaatacatgtttattgaccatgaattgcAAAAAGGAGAGTAAAACTATAGTATAGTAATataagttggaatgaagttgtagagcttagatcggcccaaaaaatcaagcccgaccctacccgagcccgagcacgttgcgtccaagcccggcccggcccgacacattaactgtaattatgagcccgagcccgatttaaacccgacaattttttaatacgtgggccgttataactgacgttctcaactacaattcagagttgtttgaactgcagaaatctgtttagaataatacaacaaggacgaagctgtaaactgcgctgtttgtttagaatggaacggatcacaagtggatctgaatgaagaaacgtaaaaaaaaaaaagaaacaatgaacaacatattgttgtcactgcccacgacttgtttaaactgcttccatacctccgactttcctccacacttgctcaaagttaattctcctgttttctttttttctttacatcttcaagctcccggtgtgatgcgtgcgagaggaggagactccgcgcatgaagtgctgcattttgtaactgcagcctaacttttgtacacatttgttacttttatatagcctatatatatatttataatatttctgattatggcatagctttctccccacccaaataggataataaggtaatcgataaaaaaaaaaaaaaattgcttgatcaagggtccggcccggcccgaggatgtggcggaaaataacggcaaacacacacacacacacacacacacacacacacacacagagagacacacacacacacacacacacacacacacacacacacacacacagagagacacacacacacacacacacacacacacacagacagacagacagacacacacacacacagagacacacactcggGGGTAACTTGAGGAACAGTTTAATAACAGACATATAACAGCATTTTACTGAGATATTACTAACTACTGAAACAACATATAGTTCAGCTGACACAGGATAGCGTTAGCTTAGCATCAGGACAGGAACATGAAGGGTTAACGTTTCCTCTTCAACACGTTGGTAACAGTCAAATATtgtaaaagacatttatcaTCTGTGAAATGTTATTCCATGTCTCTTAGCTTGGCTTTCCTTCTCATGAACATCCAGAAGTCTTGATGATGATCTAATTGGTTAGCATCAGCGCCACACGCAGTCTGCAGAAGCAGAATTTCCTGCAGACTTTAAACTAATTTAAGTAAATCTCAGaatggttcagtgggtagagcaggcgcacatttaCATAGAGGGttatgcctcgacacagaggtccagggttagaATCTGACCTATGAGAattcctgcatgtctccccccctcccccctctcacCTAGCTCTCCTGTCCATTAAATgtggaaatgcccaaaaaaaactcttaaaaagaaaaactcagaatgttaacacatctcctccccaaaacacaagacaaccattaacatcaacatttaaaaaaaatcggaatattttgagaataaaagttaaatatcttcATAATATCAGTCCGCTAAACTCTGCAGCGTTTCATCCTGAAAActgattgtgtttgtgttgttgttgtcatcgTCATGGCAGCAAGTGCGTGCACGAGGCAAGTTTTTCCCTCAGCGCCGTGCACAGCTCCGTGCACACGCACTGACAGAAGCCGTAGAGGACGAGCAGAAGCAGCGTGGAGGGAACCAGGCTCACCATGGCAATGCCGAGACACAACCGACCAATCATCAGCAGGTAGATCCCCAGAGGAAGAGAACTAaagtacacctacacacacacacacacacacacacacacacacacacacacacacacacacacacacacacacacacacacacacagattacagTTAACCAAGGGGTTAAGCCTGCCTCCACAacacgtagctcctatggcgccatgttgatgctaccaagccatcaccccccgttagcatcccattgactgccattcattttgacgtcactttgacagagaataactttacaactgaagagtttaaagactctatttgtccattgtttatttctaaagaaacacgacaatgtataaaaggctccattaccttgtagctcacgttatggctccgtagcagacgtttttataaaaataggctaacgattgggtcataaccacgagacttactgtctcatagtagaggaattaccgtatagtacaggagaagctctcaggcagtttggacttccattagctgtttaagtttaattactaatgttaactatcattttagtgatcaataattagcctgtgtctatgttatctccttacatatacctacgctctccgtctctgctagattgggaatgattgagatttctcttggcacagctaccagaagacttccaactttcagacaggttgctcacgtcacatctacgtcttcaagctcagttggaggctgctcagtaacgctcagccatcaccgggaaagagacttcactggtctccagtgttgggcaagttacttttaaaatgtaattagttacagatacttcttccaaaaagtaactaaattagttactcagttacaaattatgaaagtaactagttacttcagaaagtaactattgtaCTGTAGTAACTgttactttcaagtaaatttttaaatgctcaaatgtgaccccacctccacctacccctctttaatggaacttaaaatacatgtgcatgttcaattatttatgataaatctgaatattataatgaaatggacacttaatacaatacattattaacagaaacaatgtacacgtatctaaactattttaatgttgctgtgggacaaagtgagactagcctccaatcagatgccatgtatgtagatattatgtttatatataccaataacacaacacctcaacaggccacaactgggctaaattaaattatgcttgttaagcactataccaaaaataaataacaaatatatactctctttgtagtgcaaataaaaCGTTGAAAGATGTTTGAGTAAGTTTGAATGACTTGACACCGACGTGGATATAGGCACTTTTGCCCAGGGCATAATGTGCATTTCACCATTACATTCATTCCTTTAATTTCTTGGAGGGAAAAGTAATGGCTATACTTCCATTTAGAGAAGGCTACTTTGGGATTATTTGGGctcgccatacctgtctctctctctcgttgactgactcttgtgttgttcttgtgtgtctgactatgcgtgcttttgaacacccgcccaactctacctctgattggcttaccatgacatttgactcaacctcagccaatcgtcagcatgtATACGCTTgcgtcgtgcactgcccactaaccaaggaacaacagcctctcggctcagactcagagagttgctctgatgaaaaaaacagcttcaaatatagtaatgCGGCGCATTTTTTTGGCAGTAACagtaacggcgttattaagatgggaagagtaatcacttgaaaaaagtaacgccgttgttcccatcactgctggtctccgtccagagcaacgggatctgttggtccatttctcTAATTGTCTTGGGGTTAACAGAGAGAACTTTTCTTCCTCTACAGAACTGTTCCTGAGAGGTTTAGTGGAGTACTGACCAGGCAGAGCGCCCCCAGCAGGCAGCGGGGGACGCTGCAGGACTTCCAGGCGCCAAACTTGTTCACCGGCAGGTTGGCGGGCAGCAAGTCGCGGCCGGTCGGCCGAAACAGACTGAGCATGCTCGGAGAGTCCTCGGTGAGCGCCATGACGGAGATCAGCATAAAGTCTGAATCCACGCTGCCgcctgacagagagagagattattaACCAATGAGGAGACAGTGTGACAGAGAGATTATTAACCAATGAGAAGTGAGAGGGTGTTTACCAGGGAGACTGGGGGGACTCAGCAgcatctcttctcctctcttgaATTGATCCTGATGGGACAGGACAGCCAGCATGTAGCGGTCGTCCTCCATCAACCACACCtggtagagacagacaggttagagacagacgggttagagacagacaggttgatCTGCCTAGCTAATAGTTTGCCTGCCATTTAACAGGTCAGGGGAAAGATCGGGGAAGATATGtgttttcttctcctgaaacTTCAGATTGCTTCCCCCGGCAAGTTTCATAATGATATTTTAGTTTCCCAGCTAAACAACCGGGCAATCATTGTGCGCGCCTGGGATTGAGGACCGGTGCAGTGCGCAATATTCACACATGGCTGCGGCCCAAGTTTGTCCACACCAAACATTTCCCTCAGAAAGTTGTTCATGAAGGCAGTCGGTTGTCCTCCTTCTGCGCCGCTAGGGAACCCGATGATGCTAGCGTTAAATTTACGGCTGTGGTCTTCGATTTGTTGGATCTTTTCTCTCAATGAGATGTTTTCTACGTGTAGATTGGCATATTTCGTCTCCATTTCAGTCAGCCGATGGTCATTATCTGTAACTGCTTCCTCTACCTCCCGCAGTTTGGAGGATGTGTCCTATATAACTTCTTGTAAAGAGTCTAGTGATTGCTTTATCGGCTGCAATTTTAAATCAAATGCCAAACCAATCTCCTCTCGAATAACATCTCTTATAATCCCGGTGAGCTCTATGTGATCCTTGACTGAGTGCATGGCAGAATTGCTCCGCAAATTGTGGTCTTTccctgacattaagcgtttaaATTGCAAAATGTTTCAAAACTTGCAATTCAGGACATTGTGTAGTCTTGATCAGAGGACGGAGCGACCGAGACGTGTTCACGTCATGCTGCCGGAACAGGAAGAGTTGGAAGAACAATTCTTAAAATCAAAAAACAAGATGGCGGCACTACCATGGACCCTCTTCAGATCAAtgatgtttttaaatcataCTATAGTGAACTATATACAGCTACTTCACAGTGTGACCTGGGCAGATGCAGATCTTTTTTGGAGAACACTTTATTACCTACCTTAACACAAGAAGATAGATTATTATTAGATGGAGATGTGTCTTTAGAGGAGCTGCAGACTGCCATGGCCACACTTAAAAGTGGTAAAGCTCTGGGTTTGGATGGACTGCCAGTTGAGTTTTATAGACATTTTTCAAGTTATTTATTGCCCCTGTTTCTTGCTATGATTGATGCTTGCTTTAGTAAAGGTCACTTTCCGCAGTCCTTATACCTGGCCTCCATAATCGTACTCCAAAAAAGGGTAAGGATCCTCTTCAATGTTCTTCATATAGGCCAATCTCAATTCTAAATGTTGATTACAAAATTATTGCCAAATTCCTAGCACTGCGCCTTGAAAAAGTTTGACCTAGTCTTATTCACTTAGACCAAACAGGTTTTGTTCCTGGTCGTACTTCTATTGATAATTTACACAGGTACTTTGATATTCTTTATCATACTAACGATATTAATTCTCCAAATGTAATACTCTCTGTCGATGCGGAGAAAGCATTCGACAGGGTTGAATGGGATTACCTTAAGTCTGTTCTCAGAAGATTTAATTTTGGTCTTAAGTTCTGTCATTGGATACATATTCTTTACAGTGCCCCGATGGAGGTGGTTAAAACTAATGCCAACTACTCTAAACCCTTTGTACTTTCAAGAGGCACGAGACAGGGTTGTCCACTGTCACCTGCATTGTTCGCTATTGTTATCGAACCTTTAGCTGCATCAATTAGAGCTCATGATCATATTAAGGGTGTGGAAATTGGAATGGAGGAGCACCTCATATCTTtgtatgcagatgatattttgttgtataTTCATGACCCAGTGAATTCAATTCCATTTTTGTTATCATTGTTTGAAAACTTTGGAAAGTTATCAGGCTACAAAGTTAACTGGGATAAAACTGAGATAATGCCAATTTCCAATTTtgattgtactttacttaagaaTCAGTTCAATTGGAATTGGtctaaactagggctgtcaaacgattacattttcttaatcgtgattaatcgttgaatttctattaAGTTTCTATAGTTAAAGTTTTATCAactgattaaaattctattattttgcatttcagaactgtttttaagtacatgttaacaatggaaagccattcttaccagtggatcttgattgggaatcaaatgaatgcaaagaaaatgactttacgaacttgattttaagatttgtactTTGCTTTGGACAGAATTTATTATAATAGTAAAGACAGAACCTCAGACTTTTTGAAGATATGGCAGTCTCATAGAGATTTtgattttataaatgtttacattaatgTCAGGGATTACAGCAAAAGTGTTATCTGAGTGCATTTATTATGTTGTTTGATTTGtagttttgtgtctttatttagtttgttttatttattttgtttatgatTATGGCATTTCTTATCTGTTTCCTAGTGTGAAGGATCTGGAATATGAATGATGAGATGTGTGTTTGAAATATCTTTACACTGTTtatgtcaaataaaatgaaaaatataataataataaaaaaaaaaaaagacagacaggttagagagagacaaaaagcgTCATTGAAAACAGGGGGAATTTGCACCAATGGTCTCTCCGCTCTGTTAGTGAAATAATgccaaaatgtcggaaaaaaagctacaaaaacatcacaaagaGCAACAAAAAAAGCGCGTAAAAAATCAGTAGAATATGCGTTAACAAACCAAACTGAACATATCACTTTAGGAGAGAACGATACTgatacaggaagtgaaccaaaaacatTTACTTCTCACCTCGTCGTCTGGGACGCGGGTCTCATGGCGACAGAATGGACAGCTGATGATGCATGGCGAGGACTCTCCTGAAAACCGCAAGATTGCAAGAGTCACATGGCACTCTGGAtgatttcagaatcatgtgatcAGCGATCTCATTAGCTGAATTGTGTTGGAGTCCTT
It includes:
- the LOC116062619 gene encoding E3 ubiquitin-protein ligase RNF182, whose amino-acid sequence is MSLLKGAEPGPEMDAKVQTWAPSLEELECKICFSRYDARSRKPKLLRCRHLVCARCLKKMVNMGESSPCIISCPFCRHETRVPDDEVWLMEDDRYMLAVLSHQDQFKRGEEMLLSPPSLPGGSVDSDFMLISVMALTEDSPSMLSLFRPTGRDLLPANLPVNKFGAWKSCSVPRCLLGALCLVYFSSLPLGIYLLMIGRLCLGIAMVSLVPSTLLLLVLYGFCQCVCTELCTALREKLASCTHLLP